TGAAGATTAAAAACATTGGTATCTTCACACATATAAAAATTAATGCCTCTTTTTTTAAATTTAATAATTAAGTTCTGCTTTCAAAATTACATCATTTACCCCAAACCCATCAAATTTCTAAAATGAATTGGGGTTATTTTGAGAATGACATCCCTCTTAATTATAAAAGCTAAAGGTTGCGCAAAATTCAAATAATGAAATTAAAACAACCACAAAAAAACTCTCTGGTATTCGATAGCAACATATAAATAGATTGGGTTTATTGATGACAAACCAGTCCGGCCTCTGGACTGGTTTTTTTCAATATTGAAATTACAGTCACTTCGTTTTACTCAGCACAACTTTTTTCCCACCCATTTGTCCATACCATTCAGTTCATCAAACTTGGAGACACCGTCTGCCAAAACCTCCAGTATTTTTATCAAAATCTTTTCCAGTCTTTCCTGAATGGTAAAGAAAACAGCGGTTTCTTCCGCTGATGGAGTAAAAGACGGATTTAAACTGATGCTATACTATATTGCATTATGCGAGACGTTGTTTGGTTCACTGGTGTGAATTTGTTAAGCAAATATTAAATGAACTGTTGAAGCATTATTTATGAGCATCAAATACCTCTTTAGAAATCAAGCTTGGTTTTTGAGTTATATACTTCTTGTTGTATCCTGTTCCGAAAAAGTGGATACCGCTCAATCTCAGGATAGCCAATGGAAAAGCAGGCTCAATAACCATCAGGATTGGGGGATTTACAGGGGACATTCCTCCGGGATCCAATTCTCCGAATTAGATCAAATCCATACCGGGAATGTTCAGCACCTCGAGAAAGTTTGGGAATATCATCACGGAAATCCTGTAGGACCAGGAATGTATGCCAATCCCATCATCATTGATGGCTTATTGTATTTCACTACCCCGGAAGTAAATGCAGTGGCATTGAATGCGGCTACCGGAAAGGAAGTATGGGTGTTCAGACCTGACGATTACAGAAATGACGAAAGGCCGTTTAGGGGAAGGAATAGAGGACTTACCTATTGGGAAGACTCAGAAGGAAAAAACCAACGGATACTGAATTTTGTAAAAGACCGGGTTTATGCCATAGATGCCAAGACCGGTAAACTGATCACTTCCTTTGGCGAAAACGGTTGGATCGATTTAAGAAAAAATTTACCTCAAGACCCGGAACAGGTTGATTTTGAAGCGACAAGCCAAGGGATTGTCTACCAAAACTTCATCATTATCGGAGGACGTACACCTGAAGAGGATCCGTCTACTCCAGGCGATGTGCGGGGTTATGATGCCCTGACAGGAGAATTCAAATGGATTTTTCACACCATACCCCAACCGGGGCAATTGGGTTATGACACTTGGCAATTTGAAGAAGGGGTAAGTTATGGTGGGACAAATCCTTGGGGCGGACTGACGCTTGATGAAGATCGCGGTTGGGTATTTTTTGCGACGGGTTCACCGGCACCTGATTTTATTTTTGGGGGAATGCGAAAAGGCGAGAATTTATTTGCAAACTGTGTGGTAGCGCTCGATGCCACCACAGGCAAACGAATCTGGCATTATCAGACCCTTCGCCATGATATTTGGGATTATGACCTGCCCCCGGCTCCGATTTTAGCCACCGTTACTGCCAATGGAAAATCCAGGGACATTGTGGTACAACTTACCAAGCAGGGACTGACATTTGTATTGGATAGGGAAACAGGTGAACCTGTGTTTCCGGTGGTAGATTTACCCGTTCCCACTTCTAAGGTTCCGGGTGAAGAAGCTTGGCCAACTCAACCTTTTCCTTTGAAGCCACCACCACTGAACCGTACAACACTTCGGGAATCTGATCTGAGCAACATAACTCCTGAAACCCATGAGTATGTCCTGAATATTTTCAGAAAACATGAAACCGGTCCTTTGTATACCCCGGCTTCCGTGGCGGGGGTGATCACCATGCCCGGGCATCAGGGCGGTGCAGAGTGGGGCGGTGCGGCTTTTGATCCTGCCACCAATGTCATGTTTGTCAACATCAACGAGGCACCCACCATCCATAGCCTGATTCCATTGACAAACTTTGACTCTGCCACGGCCACACCCATACAAAGGGGGGCAATGATTTACAACACCGCCTGTACAGCCTGTCATGGGTTGAACAAGGTGGGTAATCCGCCCTTGTTTCCTCCGCTTAACGACATTAAACTGAGCCGCGATTCAATCAAATCAGTCTTGGCCTTCGGTCGTGGAATGATGCCGGCTTTCAGCCATTATTCCGATAAGCAACTGGATGAACTTGTAGCCTATTTGGAAAGCGAAGACTTCAATGCGGATGTGGGAGATGTTGGTAAGTTGAATGATAAAAACTCAAAAGTACCGCGATACGCCAATATTGCACCCTTCTTTGTGGATCAGAATGGTTATCCTGCCATCTCTCCGCCTTGGGGAACGCTCAATGCAGTAGACCTTGATAAAGGGGAGATTCTTTGGAAGGTTCCCTTGGGAGAATACCCCGAACTGGTTGCCCAGGGGATCAGGAATACGGGTTCCAAAAGCTTTGGCGGCCCTGTGGTAACAGCCGGAAATCTGGTATTTATAGCTGCTACACCAGATGAAAAGATCAGGGCATTTGATAAGTTCACAGGCCAAGTATTGTGGGAATATCAGTTGCCGGCAGGTGGTTACGCCACCCCAAGTGTGTATATGGTTGGAGGAAAACAATATGTAGTGATTGCTGCAGGGGGTGGCGGAAAAAACGGCACCAAAGTCGGAGATTCGGTGATTGCGTTTGCCTTGCCGGACTGAGGCAACCTTTGAGGTTTTTTTTCTAAACCTCGAAGGTTTTAAGGTCCAAAGTAAGGATAAAACCTTCGAGGTCTTAAAATCGGGCAATTGAAATCTTGGGGCAAATCTTAAAAGACCTCAAAGGTTTCGGCCGTAACTTTTGAGGTTTTTTTCAAACCTCGAAGGTTTTCAGGTCCAGAAAGGATAATAATTCTTACCATGGCATTACTAATCAAAACAGGTAATCCGTTCAAAAAATCTTTCAAAATGAAACATTATAAAACCTTCTCAATATCATGGCTGCTGGCCTTTTTCTTATCCCTTTCTCCACCATCATGGTCGCAGGAAGGATATTGGCAAAGCCTCTTTAATGGCAAAGACCTTAGCGGATGGCAGGAGCTCAATGGAAAGCATATTTGGGAGGTGAGGGAAGGAATGATCGTGGGAAGTACTGTTCCCGGAGAGCCGAACGGGTTTCTCTGTACCCTACAGCAATATGGTGATTTTGTGCTCGAACTTGAGGTGTCGATTGATACCCTGATGAATAATTCCGGAATCCAATTCCGGTCCTTGAGCTATGATGATTTCAAAAATGGTCGTGTCCATGGTTACCAAATGGAAGTTGATCCTAAGCCACAACAATGGAGTGGGGCCATTTATGAAGAAGGCGCGGACCGTGGCTGGATTTATCCACCCGACAAAATGAGTCAAGCTGCGAAAGAAGCCTTTAAAAGAGACGATAAAAACGGATACCAATGGAACAGCTACAGAATTGAAGCTGTAGGGCCTATGATGAGGACCTGGATAAACGGCGTTCCCGCAGCCCATCTCATTGATGACAGATATCCTAAAGGATTTATTGGACTGCAATTACATGCAAATAACGAAAACGATCCCCAAGGGAGTTTTTCAATCCGCTTTCGCAATGTCCGCATCCAAACTGGAGATTTAAACCTGACTCCTTTGGATGATACCCATGTTGTCAACTTGCTGTCAGAAAATCCAAATTCCAAGCAACAACTAGTTGCCAAGCCGTTACAGATCAAACAGGATCAGACTGTCGGAAGCATTTCCGTATTTCATGGTCAATCCAATACGCCAATTTTAACCCAAATTGCCAAACAAAATGAACGGCCCTACATCCATCCCCTGATTGCACCGGATGGAAATGGGGTGATGACAGAATACCGGCCTGCACACCATCTGCATCAAACGGGAATATACTGGGGACTGAAAAAAGTGAACGGGCGGGATTATTTTATGAACTGGAAAAATGATTATTGGCGTGGGGTTTCTGCTACTGTTTTTGAAGACGAGGGTACTCAGGTAAAATGGCAGACGGAGTATAATATGTTGGATGAAAACGGAAAGACGATCATGGTTGAAACCCAAGACTGGTCCATGCAGCATTTCGGTGAACATTATGTGCTGGA
This window of the Aquiflexum balticum DSM 16537 genome carries:
- a CDS encoding outer membrane protein assembly factor BamB family protein, translated to MSIKYLFRNQAWFLSYILLVVSCSEKVDTAQSQDSQWKSRLNNHQDWGIYRGHSSGIQFSELDQIHTGNVQHLEKVWEYHHGNPVGPGMYANPIIIDGLLYFTTPEVNAVALNAATGKEVWVFRPDDYRNDERPFRGRNRGLTYWEDSEGKNQRILNFVKDRVYAIDAKTGKLITSFGENGWIDLRKNLPQDPEQVDFEATSQGIVYQNFIIIGGRTPEEDPSTPGDVRGYDALTGEFKWIFHTIPQPGQLGYDTWQFEEGVSYGGTNPWGGLTLDEDRGWVFFATGSPAPDFIFGGMRKGENLFANCVVALDATTGKRIWHYQTLRHDIWDYDLPPAPILATVTANGKSRDIVVQLTKQGLTFVLDRETGEPVFPVVDLPVPTSKVPGEEAWPTQPFPLKPPPLNRTTLRESDLSNITPETHEYVLNIFRKHETGPLYTPASVAGVITMPGHQGGAEWGGAAFDPATNVMFVNINEAPTIHSLIPLTNFDSATATPIQRGAMIYNTACTACHGLNKVGNPPLFPPLNDIKLSRDSIKSVLAFGRGMMPAFSHYSDKQLDELVAYLESEDFNADVGDVGKLNDKNSKVPRYANIAPFFVDQNGYPAISPPWGTLNAVDLDKGEILWKVPLGEYPELVAQGIRNTGSKSFGGPVVTAGNLVFIAATPDEKIRAFDKFTGQVLWEYQLPAGGYATPSVYMVGGKQYVVIAAGGGGKNGTKVGDSVIAFALPD
- a CDS encoding DUF6807 family protein — its product is MKHYKTFSISWLLAFFLSLSPPSWSQEGYWQSLFNGKDLSGWQELNGKHIWEVREGMIVGSTVPGEPNGFLCTLQQYGDFVLELEVSIDTLMNNSGIQFRSLSYDDFKNGRVHGYQMEVDPKPQQWSGAIYEEGADRGWIYPPDKMSQAAKEAFKRDDKNGYQWNSYRIEAVGPMMRTWINGVPAAHLIDDRYPKGFIGLQLHANNENDPQGSFSIRFRNVRIQTGDLNLTPLDDTHVVNLLSENPNSKQQLVAKPLQIKQDQTVGSISVFHGQSNTPILTQIAKQNERPYIHPLIAPDGNGVMTEYRPAHHLHQTGIYWGLKKVNGRDYFMNWKNDYWRGVSATVFEDEGTQVKWQTEYNMLDENGKTIMVETQDWSMQHFGEHYVLELQWTGEAKSDVVMEKFYVGGLFVRMPWVKETVGEIVSASGLRNLELEGQRSIWSDIGIKLDGRDDFAHIAIFDHPENKAFPTPWRVDNELGMGPSRQILGDWKIAEGEKEVIWYRLLVYTGELDKILLMDIWKDFIQP